A genomic window from Providencia alcalifaciens includes:
- the dfrA17 gene encoding trimethoprim-resistant dihydrofolate reductase DfrA17, whose product MKISLISAVSENGVIGSGPDIPWSVKGEQLLFKALTYNQWLLVGRKTFDSMGVLPNRKYAVVSKNGISSSNENVLVFPSIENALKELSKVTDHVYVSGGGQIYNSLIEKADIIHLSTVHVEVEGDIKFPIMPENFNLVFEQFFMSNINYTYQIWKKG is encoded by the coding sequence TTGAAAATATCATTGATTTCTGCAGTGTCAGAAAATGGCGTAATCGGTAGTGGTCCTGATATCCCGTGGTCAGTAAAAGGTGAGCAACTACTCTTTAAAGCGCTCACATATAATCAATGGCTCCTTGTCGGAAGAAAAACATTTGACTCTATGGGTGTTCTTCCAAATCGCAAATATGCAGTAGTGTCAAAGAACGGAATTTCAAGCTCAAATGAAAACGTCCTAGTTTTTCCTTCAATAGAAAATGCTTTGAAAGAGCTATCAAAAGTTACAGATCATGTATATGTCTCTGGCGGGGGTCAAATCTATAATAGCCTTATTGAAAAAGCAGATATAATTCATTTGTCTACTGTTCACGTTGAAGTCGAAGGTGATATCAAATTCCCTATAATGCCTGAGAATTTCAATTTGGTTTTTGAACAGTTTTTTATGTCTAATATAAATTATACATACCAGATTTGGAAAAAAGGCTAA
- the intI1 gene encoding class 1 integron integrase IntI1: MKTATAPLPPLRSVKVLDQLRERIRYLHYSLRTEQAYVHWVRAFIRFHGVRHPATLGSSEVEAFLSWLANERKVSVSTHRQALAALLFFYGKVLCTDLPWLQEIGRPRPSRRLPVVLTPDEVVRILGFLEGEHRLFAQLLYGTGMRISEGLQLRVKDLDFDHGTIIVREGKGSKDRALMLPESLAPSLREQLSRARAWWLKDQAEGRSGVALPDALERKYPRAGHSWPWFWVFAQHTHSTDPRSGVVRRHHMYDQTFQRAFKRAVEQAGITKPATPHTLRHSFATALLRSGYDIRTVQDLLGHSDVSTTMIYTHVLKVGGAGVRSPLDALPPLTSER; the protein is encoded by the coding sequence ATGAAAACCGCCACTGCGCCGTTACCACCGCTGCGTTCGGTCAAGGTTCTGGACCAGTTGCGTGAGCGCATACGCTACTTGCATTACAGTTTACGAACCGAACAGGCTTATGTCCACTGGGTTCGTGCCTTCATCCGTTTCCACGGTGTGCGTCACCCGGCAACCTTGGGCAGCAGCGAAGTCGAGGCATTTCTGTCCTGGCTGGCGAACGAGCGCAAGGTTTCGGTCTCCACGCATCGTCAGGCATTGGCGGCCTTGCTGTTCTTCTACGGCAAGGTGCTGTGCACGGATCTGCCCTGGCTTCAGGAGATCGGAAGACCTCGGCCGTCGCGGCGCTTGCCGGTGGTGCTGACCCCGGATGAAGTGGTTCGCATCCTCGGTTTTCTGGAAGGCGAGCATCGTTTGTTCGCCCAGCTTCTGTATGGAACGGGCATGCGGATCAGTGAGGGTTTGCAACTGCGGGTCAAGGATCTGGATTTCGATCACGGCACGATCATCGTGCGGGAGGGCAAGGGCTCCAAGGATCGGGCCTTGATGTTACCCGAGAGCTTGGCACCCAGCCTGCGCGAGCAGCTGTCGCGTGCACGGGCATGGTGGCTGAAGGACCAGGCCGAGGGCCGCAGCGGCGTTGCGCTTCCCGACGCCCTTGAGCGGAAGTATCCGCGCGCCGGGCATTCCTGGCCGTGGTTCTGGGTTTTTGCGCAGCACACGCATTCGACCGATCCACGGAGCGGTGTCGTGCGTCGCCATCACATGTATGACCAGACCTTTCAGCGCGCCTTCAAACGTGCCGTAGAACAAGCAGGCATCACGAAGCCCGCCACACCGCACACCCTCCGCCACTCGTTCGCGACGGCCTTGCTCCGCAGCGGTTACGACATTCGAACCGTGCAGGATCTGCTCGGCCATTCCGACGTCTCTACGACGATGATTTACACGCATGTGCTGAAAGTTGGCGGTGCCGGAGTGCGCTCACCGCTTGATGCGCTGCCGCCCCTCACTAGTGAGAGGTAG
- a CDS encoding recombinase family protein, producing MTGQRIGYIRVSTFDQNPERQLEGVKVDRAFSDKASGKDVKRPQLEALISFARTGDTVVVHSMDRLARNLDDLRRIVQTLTQRGVHIEFVKEHLSFTGEDSPMANLMLSVMGAFAEFERALIRERQREGIALAKQRGAYRGRKKSLSSERIAELRQRVEAGEQKTKLAREFGISRETLYQYLRTDQ from the coding sequence ATGACTGGACAGCGCATTGGGTATATCAGGGTCAGCACCTTCGACCAGAACCCGGAACGGCAACTGGAAGGCGTCAAGGTTGATCGCGCTTTTAGCGACAAGGCATCCGGCAAGGATGTCAAGCGTCCGCAACTGGAAGCGCTGATAAGCTTCGCCCGCACCGGCGACACCGTGGTGGTGCATAGCATGGATCGCCTGGCGCGCAATCTCGATGATTTGCGCCGGATCGTGCAAACGCTGACACAACGCGGCGTGCATATCGAATTCGTCAAGGAACACCTCAGTTTTACTGGCGAAGACTCTCCGATGGCGAACCTGATGCTCTCGGTGATGGGCGCGTTCGCCGAGTTCGAGCGCGCCCTGATCCGCGAGCGTCAGCGCGAGGGTATTGCGCTCGCCAAGCAACGCGGGGCTTACCGTGGCAGGAAGAAATCCCTGTCGTCTGAGCGTATTGCCGAACTGCGCCAACGTGTCGAGGCTGGCGAGCAAAAGACCAAGCTTGCTCGTGAATTCGGAATCAGTCGCGAAACCCTGTATCAATACTTGAGAACGGATCAGTAA